The nucleotide sequence GAGCCCTCGTCGATCTGGTCGAGGATGTTGCGCAGGGAGAACTGGCTGGTGTTCACCCGGATCTGGTCGGGGTTCCACGGCCGTTGGATCCGCTCGGTCTCCTCACCGGGGTCCTCGACCTCGATGTCAGTGGCGTGTCCCTCGAACACGTCCTCCACCACGTCCGGAGTCGTCTGCGCGCCATCCATAGCCATGCGGGCCATCCTAGGGGCGGGTGATCGAGCGGATGGAGGAGTTGTACCCATCGCCTCCACCCGGCTCGGGTGTGGGATCGCACCGGTCGGCGGCGATCCTGAGGACCTCCGCCAGGGACTCGACCAGACGGCGGGCGATCCAGCGCAGTTGGTCGGCCGTGAGACATGCGTCGTCGTGCACCATCGGCCGCGCGAGGCCCAGGACGACGGCCGCCGATTCGAGTTGCCGCTGCTGAGGGTCGGGCGGGCGCGGCTCGTCGGTCATGGCGCCGCCATGCGCCGTACGGGCAGGTCCACGGGCAGGTCGAACCACACCGCCTTGCCCACCGGGTGCGTCGGGCCGCCGTACGGGATGTCCGGGCCGTGCCCCCAGTGGCCCTCGGTAAGGGCGTCCACCAGATACAGCCCACGGCCGCCACCGCACTCCCACGTCCGTGCCGTCAGTTCCCTTGTCACCGGCGGGTTCTCGTCCCCGTCGTACACCACCACCCGGAGCCGTCCCTCCTCCACGGCCAGCCACAGCACGGTGCCGTCACCGCCCTTGGCGTGCACACAGGCGTTGGTGACGAGTTCGGAGGTACAGAGGATGGCGTCGTCGACGAGGGTGCGGTCCAGGCGCAGCGTGTGCAGGACGGTGGCGACGAAGTCGCGGGCGATGTGGGGGGTGGTTTCGAGGGGTGGGCAAATGAGGGTGTACGAGGGCATGGGGCATCAACTCCGGTGAGGGGTGAGGGGCTTGCACGCCTCTGTCCGCGTTGCTGTCCGGCGCCCCGGTGTCGATGGTCGGGGTGGCGCTTCCAACGTGGGGAGGGCGTGCGGGAGTTGCGGATGAGTGACCAAATGGGCACCCTCCGTGAGGTACGTTACGACGCTAGCGGAGCAAGTTGCGCCGCATCAACTTGTTCCGCAAATCGGAGCGGATCGTGAGGAGGACGGCATGCCCCCGAGGCTCAACCCCACAGCGCGCCAAGCGCGACTCGGAGCAGAACTGCGCAAGTTGCGCGAGGCCGCAGGCGTATCGAACCGGGAGACCGCCGAGTTCCTGAACACCAGCCCGACCCAGATCAGCCACATTGAAGCGGGGCGCTCCGGGATCAGCCCGGAGCGGCTGCGTCGACTCACCACCTTGTACGCCTGCGACGAAGCACAACTCGTGGACGTACTGTCCGAGATGGCGGCTGATCGCGGTAAAGGCTGGTGGGAGGAGTACCGCGGAGTCCTGTTGCCCGGGGCACTAGACCTCGCCGAACTGGAGCATCACGCCTCGTACATCAATCTGTTCGAAGCCGTGCACATCCCCGGGATTCTTCAGACCGAAGACCATGTGCGCGCAGCCTCGACCTTCGTGGCCCCAGACCTACCCGAGAGCGACCGTGAAGCCCGGGTCTCGTTCCGCATGAGACGCCAGGAGGTTCTCGATTCGGGCACGCCTCTCGACGTGATCATTCATGAAGCCGCGCTGCGCATGCGCGTCGGAGGTCCCGGAGTCGCCCGCGCACAGCTCCAACACATCCTCAAGGCCGCCGAACGGGAGAACATCTCCCTGCGCGTGATCCCGTTCCAGGCCGACGGCTTCGCAGGGGCTGGTTTTCCCATGCAGTACGTTGGCGGAGTCGTCCCGCAGTTGGACACCGTGCAGACCGATACACCGCACGGCGTGGTTTTCATCGACGCTTCAGCCCAACTGCGTTATTACCGGAGCCAACTGGAGCGCGTTGACAGCGCCGCACTCCCACAAGACGCTTCCCTCGACCTCATCCGCCGTATCACGCAAGAGCTGTGAAAGGTTGCCGATGTCCTCCACACCCCGCTGGCAGAAGTCGTCGTTCTCCGGAGGCGCGGAGAACACGTCCTGCGTGGAGATAGCCACCGCCCCCACCACCCTCCACCTACGAGAGAGCGACACTCCGGCCACGATCCTGTCGCCCACCCCCGTCGCCCTCCACGCACTACTCACCACTCTGCGCAACGGCCCCCGAACCGCACCGCAGGGCTGAACCCAGCTCAACGACGCGGTGGCTCCAGTCCCAGCAGCCTGTCCTTCAGGGCCGGGAACTGCTCACGCGTGGCCGCCACCCTCGTCGGATCGAGCTCCACCGTGAGGACCTCCTCGTCGCGGCCCGCCTCCGCCAGCACCTCGCCCCAGGGGTCGACCACGATCGAGTGACCGGCCTGGGGAACTCCCGCGTGCGTACCGGCCGTTCCACAGGCGAGTACATAGGCCTGGTTCTCCACGGCCCGCGCCTGCGCCAGCAGTGTCCAGTGCGACCGCCGCCGCTCCGGCCACCCCGCCGACAGCACGAACATCTCGGCGCCGGCGTCGACGAGCCCGCGGAACAGCTCGGGGAAGCGGAGGTCGTAGCAGGTGGCGATGCCGATGGTCGTGTCGGGCAGGCGGAGCGTCACCAGTTCCGAGCCCGCGCCCATCAGCACGGCCTCGCCCTTGTCGAAGCCGAAGCGGTGGATCTTGCGGTAGGCGGCGGCGAGGTCGCCGGACGGTGAGAAGACGAGGGAGGTGTTGTAGAGAGAGCCGTCACCCGCGGCGGAGCCGCTGCCGGAGGCAGCGCGCTCGGGGATCGAGCCCGCGTGCAGCCACACGCCCGCGTCGCTCGCCGCCTTGGCCATCGCCTCGTACGTCGGCCCCTGCAGCGGTTCGGCCGCCTCCGCGAAGGATTCGTACGCGAACGCGCCGGTGGTCCAGAGCTCCGGAAGTACGACGAGATCGGCGCCGGCCTGGCCCCGTACCAGCGAGGCCACGCGCCGCCTGCGCGAATCAACCGATTCGTCCTCATCTACACCGATCTGGATGAGCGAGGCGCGCACACTACCACCGTCCTGGCATTCGAGACGTCCACTCCGGCCTACGATCGTCACACCAAAGCACTGCCGGGGTGCCTCACAGCAGCGTAACTTAACGTCTCAGAACACCCACTGACAGCCGCCGACGCCCACTCACCGCCGTCAACGCCGACGCCCCTACCGAAACCCGCCACCCACATACTGATACGCATCGACCGTACTGACAGGTACCGACCGCCCGAGGGGTCCCGTTCGTGAGTCTGCATCCCACTCTTCAGCCCTACGCCGACGCCTGGACCCACTCCGTGGACGCGATATCCGAGCTGGTGACGCCGCTCGTGGAGGGTGAGTGGAACCGGCGGACACCGTGCCCCGCCTGGTCGGTGCGCGATGTGGTCTCCCATGTCATCGGCCTGGACAGCGAGATGCTCGGCGACCCGCGGCCGATCCACACCCTCCCGCGCGACCTCTACCACGTACGGACCGAGCACCAGCGGTACATGGAGATGCAGGTCGACGCCCGCCGTCACCACACCGCGCCGGAGATGACCTCCGAGCTGGAGTACACGATCATCCGGCGCAACCGCCAGCTGCGGAACGAGTCCCGGGACCCGGGTCACAAGATCCGCGGCCCGCTCGGCACGGAGCAGACCCTCGAACGCGCCATGCGCAACCGCGCCTTCGACGTGTGGGTCCACGAACAGGACCTGCGCGCCGCGCTGGGCCGGCCGGGGAACCTGGACTCGCCGGGCGCGTACGTCGTCCGTGACGAGCTGCTGTCCGTACTGCCGAAGGTCGTCGCCGAGGACGCGCAGGCGCCGCGCAGTTCGGCCGTCGTCTTCGACGTGCACGGCCCGGTGGAGTTCATCCGTACCGTCCGCGTCGACATGCAGGGCCGCGGCACCCTGGAGACCGCTCCCGCGCTCGGCCCCGCCGCCAGCATCACCCTCGACTGGGAGACCTACGTCCGCCTGGCCTGCGGCCGTGTCACCGCCGACCTCGTCGCCGACCGCGTCAAGGCCGAGGGCGACCCCCACCTGATCGCGGCGATCCTGCGCGCGTTCGCCGTGACCGTGTAGATCTCAACGGCGCCCCACCCGGCGGTCGCACGCGCCCGCACGGCGCCCGCACGGCCGGGGCGCGCTCACGCGAACTGGTCGAACGCCATCTTCGTCACCATGCCCACCACCACGACCACCAGCACCACCCGGACGAAGCCCGAGCCCCGTTTGAGCGCGGTTCGGGAACCGAGCACCGCTCCGGCGATGTTCCCCACGGCCATGCCCAGCCCGAGCGCCCACAGCACGTTGCCCTGCCAGGCGAACACCGCGAGCGCGCCCAGGTTGGAGGAGGCGTTGACGACCTTCGCCATGGCCGCGCTCTCCAGGAACTGGGTGGCCAGGAGCGTGGTGAAGGAGATGATCAGAAAGGTGCCGACGCCGGGGCCGAACACCCCGTCGTAGAAGCCGATCCCGACGCCCGCCAGAAGGACGGCCGCGATACGGCGACGCCGGGTCACCGCCGCCTCCGGGTGCCGCACGCCGAACGACGGCTTGACCGCCACCAGGAGCGCCACGCCGACGAGCAGCGCCATGACAGCGGGGCGGAAGAGGCCGGTGGGGACGTTCGCCGCGAACAGCGCGCCCAGGGCGCTGGACGGGACGGCGAGCGCCGCGGCCGGCAGGAGTATCGAGCGGTCGAGCCGGGTCCGCCGCTGGTACATGTACGCGGCGGTCGCGGTCCCCATGACAGCGGCGACCTTGTTGGTGCCCAGGGCCGTCGC is from Streptomyces sp. NBC_01314 and encodes:
- a CDS encoding ATP-binding protein; translation: MPSYTLICPPLETTPHIARDFVATVLHTLRLDRTLVDDAILCTSELVTNACVHAKGGDGTVLWLAVEEGRLRVVVYDGDENPPVTRELTARTWECGGGRGLYLVDALTEGHWGHGPDIPYGGPTHPVGKAVWFDLPVDLPVRRMAAP
- a CDS encoding helix-turn-helix domain-containing protein, which gives rise to MPPRLNPTARQARLGAELRKLREAAGVSNRETAEFLNTSPTQISHIEAGRSGISPERLRRLTTLYACDEAQLVDVLSEMAADRGKGWWEEYRGVLLPGALDLAELEHHASYINLFEAVHIPGILQTEDHVRAASTFVAPDLPESDREARVSFRMRRQEVLDSGTPLDVIIHEAALRMRVGGPGVARAQLQHILKAAERENISLRVIPFQADGFAGAGFPMQYVGGVVPQLDTVQTDTPHGVVFIDASAQLRYYRSQLERVDSAALPQDASLDLIRRITQEL
- a CDS encoding DUF397 domain-containing protein, producing the protein MSSTPRWQKSSFSGGAENTSCVEIATAPTTLHLRESDTPATILSPTPVALHALLTTLRNGPRTAPQG
- a CDS encoding carbon-nitrogen family hydrolase encodes the protein MRASLIQIGVDEDESVDSRRRRVASLVRGQAGADLVVLPELWTTGAFAYESFAEAAEPLQGPTYEAMAKAASDAGVWLHAGSIPERAASGSGSAAGDGSLYNTSLVFSPSGDLAAAYRKIHRFGFDKGEAVLMGAGSELVTLRLPDTTIGIATCYDLRFPELFRGLVDAGAEMFVLSAGWPERRRSHWTLLAQARAVENQAYVLACGTAGTHAGVPQAGHSIVVDPWGEVLAEAGRDEEVLTVELDPTRVAATREQFPALKDRLLGLEPPRR
- a CDS encoding maleylpyruvate isomerase family mycothiol-dependent enzyme; translation: MSLHPTLQPYADAWTHSVDAISELVTPLVEGEWNRRTPCPAWSVRDVVSHVIGLDSEMLGDPRPIHTLPRDLYHVRTEHQRYMEMQVDARRHHTAPEMTSELEYTIIRRNRQLRNESRDPGHKIRGPLGTEQTLERAMRNRAFDVWVHEQDLRAALGRPGNLDSPGAYVVRDELLSVLPKVVAEDAQAPRSSAVVFDVHGPVEFIRTVRVDMQGRGTLETAPALGPAASITLDWETYVRLACGRVTADLVADRVKAEGDPHLIAAILRAFAVTV
- a CDS encoding TSUP family transporter encodes the protein MDVIDVLGLLLAATAAGWVDAVVGGGGVLLIPVLLLTFPQAPPATALGTNKVAAVMGTATAAYMYQRRTRLDRSILLPAAALAVPSSALGALFAANVPTGLFRPAVMALLVGVALLVAVKPSFGVRHPEAAVTRRRRIAAVLLAGVGIGFYDGVFGPGVGTFLIISFTTLLATQFLESAAMAKVVNASSNLGALAVFAWQGNVLWALGLGMAVGNIAGAVLGSRTALKRGSGFVRVVLVVVVVGMVTKMAFDQFA